The genomic stretch tgttcaggtacaaactcccggcgcatagctctcttaaactcactCCATGGTATAGCTTGTTATGTTCTTTAACCTTTAATTAGACTCTTATAATTAATCTctaaattacttgttaatttagactcataagatctagtgcatgcaataagtaaataaattgaaataaggagaaaatggataTATCCTTACATAATGGTGGACGGTTTTCAGGGAACAAGGTAGGACTCCTTCCTagccttgttcttgagctaaaaaaaTAAGGATGATCTTCCACCCTCAAGTATACAAGTtgctcctcttgattgcacccgaGACAAAACCCTTAagactaataatattattaactagataatattattAGGAACCTTAAAAAGGATCTAATATTAATATATACTACTACACTAGTAAGAGGTGATAATATTAGACTATGGAAAAAATTTAGCACATAAAACTATTTTATGgaatagagaaagagagatttTTAAGCAAAAGTATTGAGTAAGTTAATAAGAGAACTTATTCTCTTATTTATGGGAGAGGGGGATGGCTCACATGGGCATGGGGAAGGGAATttgcttttgctttttgtcttaccaAAAACAATAGACTAGGTTTAGGTGTAATTAggtgtaatgattatgtttagaCATTAAAATAATCAATTACACAAAACGCTAAAACCCTACCCATAAAACCGGTCCCTCACacttaaaatggacttccattttatctttgtaatttgtcaaatgTAATATTGTAGGTCATGTGGCATGTGACATGTCATTAGACATTTTAATGCATAATTaacaatttaaatatcatttcatatcaaataaaatatatttaacaaattaactagtaattcataattacatgtatataaaatgggtcacattaagtctagttaatataatctacaacattttgtaattatgattaactaattattcttatctcaattgtttcataaatattaatcaattttagtaatataatattttaattactaaattgaatcttatttaatcatattacagtAAGATATAAAATTCTCACTCActgataaaatttgttcaatttaaggatttaattaatctatatcgatatacaattaattaacttttttCAATTAAGAGAATCgttctataggtgtgaccttaagggatcaactgatcaccaccgtcaaatgacagtaacgtcaaactctagtcagtcaatcgtTATTGATAAATATTGATCAATTGactatcatcccttatgtattcttattatgagttttaataatgtgaccgcactattgttaaggacacttactccaacaatctcccacttgtccgatacATGTGTGCctcactaattctcttgtcctattacaactcccattcaatgcaaggtgtcttgcaggtcgtacttgcatttgatcatatctagagtggtttcctcgatctggagagtaaatATTTTGACCGTAATTATCTactgtagataccttccgagcgtggccacgcattttcagttcactactcctcgagtggccctaagatttagttaaccctgacaaggaggtggacaattcctatcgcactattcccttctaatagccacagctcatcatgacccaaaagatgcgcATTTTCCTCCATTTATGGTAGTCGTAGAGCAagaatcaaagtcaatcagaaactgaGCCACCTTGGGcaaacagtctctagtcaaataatagactcaaaaagaatactatagtagctctcaccacgaccaggctatataaatatTACAAGAACTTTATAAGCGATCACTGCCGGACAAAGTGTCCCAtccagtctgcctatgtgatcgactagtcatcctttatgactctatggcaatttaacttgccatcaatcgaatcacactctagtcacttggagacgtcacctcatataagtaactaggggccaatactatgttaatccagatTTTTTTAATAGGGTTCAAACTTGTCTCAACAActtatttggatataacaaagtaataaaagagttttagaataaaactcaaacgataaatgcgattatcacatatgaacaatTAATGCAATATTATtgcttcatatctcataatcttaAGAATATAAAATCCATGTTACTTCATGGCGGTTTGGTCAAAcctgcaataaaagcttggttagAGGATATACAATATAATCCACTCATCCCAACTTCATAAATTGCAATTTCCTTCCTTCAATGTAATCTCTTAATTACAtgaattttctaagtacatgtctagacttgaatctaggcttgggctcttttgcttgaaagatgctcctactattatcttataacttGTGATAAGATCCTTGGTGGAGGGATCTACTTATAGTCGTTTTGAAAACCACCTTATCATTATCACAATGTATTCATACTCCGTTGTAGAATTCGCAATGGCTGACTTTTCAAAGTTATTCTAGCTATTCGCACAAGATCAGCCCGAGATTTCAATCATCTCTATAAGCTTGGAAAACTCGAGTTGTGTAACCTTTAACATAACTCATTGtctcatccaaacataagaaatAATATTAGTCCTTCTTGAGAACTCAAGGACGTACTGAGCGGCTATCCAATGACCTTCACTTGGATTGAAATGTTAttgacttgtcatgctcaaggcgcACAGGTCATATGGGGGGGGGTTCAAATAATGACATATAGAGTCGATCCAATGACAGAAACATTAGGAATCGAATTTAAGCATTCAACAATTTTCAGGTTCAGTGGGTAACTGTGACAGCTTCAAGGTAATCCCACATTCATCGATATGAACACCTTCTCAAATTGTCAATGTTTAAAAGAAGAATTTATcaatataagactcttgacttcaTGCCAATATCCTCTTGAAATTATCACCATACACTTGGATATTAAAGATGCATTGCACCTCTTCCTAGTTTCCGTATTACTCCTTCACGGAAGAGAGTATTGGTATATCATTCTTAATGAGCATTCTAGACATAGAAGACGATTTATGCTCCCACTAAACATCATGTATAATCATGGTTCTTCGACAATtcgaatgaaaccattctcacaTTATCACATGAGTGTGATAATATCCCACTCAACTTCATTTCTAATCACGGTTCTTCGATAATTCGAGCAAAACCATCCTCTAATTATCACATGAATGGGAAAATATCTTTATTACAATCCTTTGCTGCTTGCTTAAGACCACACATGGATCTCTTAAGTAAGCTTGCATGccatgttaggattcttagatctatATTCTAGGTTTGTGTCAAATACACATCCTTTTCTAAATACCCATTTGAAAAAAATGATTTAATGTCAATTGCCATGCTTCATCAAAATTAAATGCGGCAACTACTAACATGTTTTGGCTTGGATAACATCATCATGTTTATCCATGCATTTCTTGTACCTTAAGGCTTTATTTACTTTGAAGTGACTATCatcttaaagtaaatctactctagAGTATAGAATCAAAATTGGATTGTAATACTTAGGCTTCTTTGCAACAATGTCGATTGGGATTACAAGTAATGACCACTTCATAGGTCATAGTTCCAccattactttctaaaagtaacatattaactaTAAGATGTGGATGACTTTGAGAACATTTCCTCGTGTCACCTTATAACATGTGATTTTGTAGcgatttactcccactctatcttttagaAACACGTTTATCTTCTAAAAAGATATCCTTATGAGCTACAAAACTTTGTATTTATTAATCGTGGAGTAATAAAATGCACATGTAATCTTTAAGTGACCTATAAGACAAGTTTGTTTAGACTTGAGTGTTAGCTTATCAATAGACTGCTCTTTATATAAATAAGCTAAGCAAATAGGAGTGGAATCCATGTCATTGACAAATTAGGGACTTTTCCCTTCCATAATTCGTGTGGAGTCTTGAAAGTGGTCTTAGTATGGGCTTTCCAAATGTGAGCTCGATAACTCGATTCGACTCATAATAGATTGATCTTATAAATGTAGTGACTTAGAGTCATAATCCTTAAGTGAGAATCAAATTCACAACTTAGGTATGCACCATATTGAAAAAAATCATTATATTTCAATGTGATTAATAGTTTTTGAGTCGGTTTGCTTTATGTTTTagatattataataatgaaaGAACGTCTTAGAGCTTGAAATGCCATAAACCgaaatgacttgggttgaaagccaagcCATTTAAAACAAAATTCAATTCTTGTTCGGAAAGCAAATAAAGAAATTTCCACGTCTAACATGGAAACAAAATAAAGTTCTTAGACAATGTCTAAACATAAGactattatgaagacatattcaaAATAAAATGCCAAGCCAAGTCCATAGGTCTCTTATTAtgtggcggctactctagcttccaaGTTGGAGATCCTCTTCAAGCTTGCTTAGCTTTTCCATTCATCTCATGCCCTAAATTCAATAAggaaggtgagaaccacaactagtATCACAATACAAAGTTAAGGTGGAATACAAataatatcaataacataaacttTGGAAGAATTATTccctactggagtcacacgtccagctttgATGTCTCCCAATTATTTGGGGCAATTGCGCTTCCAATGGCCcgtaccattacaataatggcatttatcctCGGAACTGGCTCTCTTCTTGGGTTTGGGTGAGCTATTCTCAATagttttccctttgcccttgtgtTGGCTTCTTGCCTTTATTGGCACATTTTTTAAACTTTCCCTTACTCTTAGTGttgatgttgagcacatccttgctaGTACTCACATTGAGACCCAtatctctctcggcttgcacaaacattttgtgcaactcatgaaGATCGATCCTTGTGTTTTGCATGTTATAGTTTACTCTAAACTGAACATAGCCTTTCATACGGCTCAAGGAATGGAGTACTCGGTCAATAACTTGTTGTTCGGGGATCTCTACCCCTTGTAACTTGagagtctcaacatgctcaaTCATTTTGAGCACACGAGTGCTCACTTTTTGTCCTTTGATATTGAGCTCAAAGAATTGAGAAGCCGCTTCATATTCCAATATTCTAGgtgcttgtgaaaacatggtcataaGCTTAGTATAGATCTCATTGGCGGTGCTCATCTTTATGGCACTCCTTTGAAGATCGGCTTCCATGGAGAAGATCAATACATTCTTGATCGCGGCAGATTCCTTTTGGTAGGCCTCATAGGCCTCCCTTATGACATTTGATGACCTAGCATTAGGTGTAGGGGGAGAAGGTTTGGTAAGGAAACGAAGTTTGTCATCACCTTCCGTGGCTAAGCGAAGTTGcccatcccaatcggcgaaatttgaACCATTCTTTTCGAGTttgcatcgatccataaaggaccGAAGCCATGAAACGGTAGTGAGAGGTGGTGCGGATGAGCTAGGGCTTGTCATTGCGAtaaatcaaattgactacaaaaaggaGATAAAGGAAATGTCAACATTTATCGTTTTTAAGACTTGTAAACATTTTAGAcaagtttagcatttatataaagacctccacccaattatataaatgattccaagatccaaatccATACTAACGCGACTGTGGGCCAACGGACCCTCTACAAACTTACTAATACAATTTGGTGGGTTAACTCATTTAAGcgattctacacttagaactctcTGTCGATGAAATTACAtcaagttcatctttagcccggaacacatgagcCTACGGACCCTTATACTTCCGTTGAAttcaaccaaatttcgaaatgtaataacattttgttaccccacttacccaacgtaaaaataAAGCATCCTGGCGAacc from Silene latifolia isolate original U9 population chromosome 2, ASM4854445v1, whole genome shotgun sequence encodes the following:
- the LOC141640880 gene encoding uncharacterized protein LOC141640880; the encoded protein is MTSPSSSAPPLTTVSWLRSFMDRCKLEKNGSNFADWDGQLRLATEGDDKLRFLTKPSPPTPNARSSNVIREAYEAYQKESAAIKNVLIFSMEADLQRSAIKMSTANEIYTKLMTMFSQAPRILEYEAASQFFELNIKGQKVSTRVLKMIEHVETLKLQGVEIPEQQVIDRVLHSLSRMKGYVQFRVNYNMQNTRIDLHELHKMFVQAERDMGLNVSTSKDVLNINTKSKGKFKKCANKGKKPTQGQRENY